The Macaca thibetana thibetana isolate TM-01 chromosome 5, ASM2454274v1, whole genome shotgun sequence genomic sequence TCCACACCCTCCCCTCCATCCTCACCCCACCTTGAAGTGAAACAGGTTGTGCCTACCTTGatattgaaaattatataatatgaCTTCTAATACTAGGTCATAAAAGGCCATGCAGTTTCTGTCTTGTTTGCTAGAAATCACACTTTTGGAGCATTAAGCCACCCTTTCATGAAAATGCCAACAATGCATTTAGAGGCCACAAGTAGGCATTCTGGTAGACAGTCCTAGAGTACCCTAACCTTTTCAAAGCTTTTTATAAACTTTGTGTTTATAAGCATGAATTAACTTTTTCCTTAGGGCAAGTGTAGCCTTACTTAAAACAGTGTAGCTTTTCTTGGATCTTGTTTGAATGTCACAAGTGTTCAATGAGGATTCTACTTTCTGGCTGTTCCAATTTTGCAAGTTTCCAAGTCCTATGCGAAGTCTTGGGAAATTTCAATTACAATTCCTCCATTATTTTTCACTTGGAGTTATGCATTTTAACCCTATACATGCACGACTTAATATTAGTAGCAGAATCTAGGGAACACGTATGCAAATTTCTGGAATTCGTTTAACCACCTAACTTTCTCTGCATAATTACTCTGTCCAGCAAATTTCAGGGACCTCAGCTTTTCCTAATTTCTCTCTCCTCAATTCAGCAAAAGCATGGAGCTTTTGGGTTTTCCTTTCCTGCAGGCTGGTTTGGAAAATGCTTCCAGGAGAAAATCAGGACAATTATCTGACTCATCTCATTTGTCTGCCTTCTCTCACAGATCATAGTCCTATGCTCTGTGTTTTGAACTATTTGAAAAgagttatttcatatattttgtccagtGTTAAAGTTATTTACAACAGGAGTGAAAGTTCAAACACAGTTACTACTTTATTGGTGGAAGTAGAAGTCTCCAgttgaattttaataattatctgtACCATAGACATCGAGCTGTGCATAAAGGAAGAATACCCAGAAAATATACTATATGATTTAATAATCATAGTGgtgttataatttttgaaaatgttcctATATACAGTTTATtctttgtcaaataaaaatgCCAAGAAAACCAAGGGAAtcaaatatcataaaatattactgaaatacCTTTATATATTCCATTAATatgacattttatgttttatgagGATATTTTGGTGAAATCTGAATCTAAAATTCAAACACTTAGGctacattaaatgtaaaatttaaattaaaattttacaatacAGGGAATCATTTGGTGTTATAAGCTCAACAAAGGGAGAGATGATACGCTGAAGAAAGTTCCTCTACATGAAAAgcaagtagaaagagaaaaaaaaaagcttatttttttaagtccagAGATAATTTTAAACTAGCCcataattgcttttttttcccttaatagcaaaataacatttaacatgtatatacaaatatgtgcATTGTTCACTttgatatgtgatttttttcttaggtTGAAATCTACCTATTCGTACAAGTAATGTTGGGAGGTCTGTATGCCAAATACAAATTCAGAAATTAAacaagtaatttttatatttaattactgTGCCACAAAATGATCACAGTCACATTGTTTATGTCtataatgaattatatatttaaaattataatttgtctCAAAAAGGTAAATAGCTACTTTCTTGAATAAAGTATTGACAGTCCCCTCAAGGCACTGTTCTTGTATTTGATTCCTAAGGACTGCTATCcacaagtttgatttttttttttttttaatttcttggtgCCCTAATTTTTAGACCTTTATTCCTTGATGATTTAGTTCAGAGCCAAGAACTGAGAAAAAGCTAGGAAAACAAAGAATACAGTGAACCCTCAAAAAAAATGTACTATTCAATGAGGAATCCTTCAAGAAATAGTGAATTCTTGCAGTGGAAAAATATGTAGGTACTTTCCTTATCTCAGGAACACCTTCCACAACAATTCTATATGCAATAATTTGACTGTTCTGGGAAATGCAGGTGCACTTTCCATCGATCAGAGGACTTTGTTCAGCATCATAAAAGTAATGACACAATTTGGTTTGCATCTACTACCAGTGTATGGGATAcagaaaaacaatgataaaaggCAATGGGACAGCCTAAATATACTCCATGCTTTATTCGTTAAATCCTGTggcaatttttcttctaaaatgtgtattatgAACTTCAAATCTTAAGTCTATCAGAAATGACTGTAATCTCTTGAGAcacagaagaaacaagaaaatcacTCTGCATTGAAGGAGAAATTGGAAGACTGACATGAAATTTTAATTGAGAAAGATATTAGCGCTAAGGAAGAAGctgtttttgaaatgtaaattttggCAAAGTTATATATGCAAAACCTACACAAATGACATATGAGGTTCTTATCTGTTGTAATGAAGAGATTCGGTTTTGAGCTTTGTAGCCAAAAGACCTTTCCATGAACTAATACTTCTCTCCTTCTAACTGCCACTCAGTCTTTCAAAATACTGGCTAGACGTTATCATTGCAAACATTACTATTATTGCAAATAGGGGAACTAGTTTTCATATGCTATATTGTTGACCCAGTAAATATTTCCAGGTATAATTGATTTACAGTAAGAGGCAGTACGGCGTAATAGTGAAAAGCACGCTCTCTGGAGCCAGACTGGATTTAAATCTTTGCTCTAACACTTACTAGGGATGTGAATTTGGccatgttacttaacctctctgtgcctcagtattTTGTCTCTTGAaaaggggtggaggaggggagattATCACAGTATCTACCTCATTGGGTGTTTCAGGAAAGttaaattcataaatataaataaaatgcttagcacagcaACTGATAAGTAGTACTGGGagtttgctgttattattatgcTATTGTTGTTATAATTAATGATTTGAAGAATAACCAGAGCTCTATAGGTTTATCATGATTACTAATGAAGATGCCActgaaaaaagaattcaggagcaTCTTGACGATGGCAGCGAGTTTGAAGAAGCGACGATCAACGTTGAAGATCACCGCTCTCAACCCCGGGCCTGGCGCCGGGTAGGGGCGCGGCGCTCgatttccttccctgcctccgCCGTCCCCCTGGTGCGCATGCTCAGCTCCGCTCGGCCCTcgcctttgatttatttttttttctgggcggCCGCGGCGACCCGGGACTGACTTCAGGATGGGAAGTGGAGCCCCCGGAGCCGCTACCGTGGCGGCGGCGCTGTGAGGAGCAGCCAGGGGGAGGCAGCTGCGGCTCGCCGGTGAGTATCCGGGAAGCGCCACCATGGGGCTCCGTAAGAAGAGCACCAGGAACCCCCCCGTTCTGAGCCAGGAATTCATCCTGCAGAATCATGCGGACATCGTCTCCTGCGTGGGGATGTTCTTCCTGCTGGGGCTTGTGTTCGAGGGAACAGCAGAAGCATCCATCGTGTTTCTCACTCTTCAACACAGTGTTGCTGTCCCTGCAGCAGAGGAACCAACCACGGGATCAAAGTCCCTTTATTATTATGGTGTCAAAGATTTGGCCACGGTTTTCTTCTACATGCTGGTGGCAATCATTATTCATGCCACAATTCAGGAATATGTGTTGGATAAAATTAACAAGAGAATGCAGTTCACCAAAGCGAAACAAAACAAGTTTAATGAATCTGGTCAGTTTAGTgtgttctactttttttcttgtatttggggcacattcattttaatttctgaaaactgCCTGTCAGACCCAACTCTCATATGGAGGGCTCATCCCCATTGCATGATGACATTTCAAATGAAGTTTTTCTACATATCCCAGTTGGCTTACTGGTTTCATGCTCTTCCTGAACTCTACTTCCAGAAAATCAGAAAACAGGACATCCCTCGTCAACTTGTCTACATTGGTCTTCACCTCTTTCACATTACTGGAGCTTATCTGTTGTACTTGAATCATTTGGGACTTCTTCTTTTGGTACTGCATTATTTTGTTGAATTACTTTCCCACATGTGCGGCCTGTTTTACTTTAGTGATGAAAAGTACCAGAAAGGCATATCTCTGTGGGCCATTGTGTTTATCTTGGGTAGACTTATGACTTTAATTGTTTCCGTACTCACTGTTGGTTTTCACCTGGCTGGATCGCAGAATCAGAATCCTGATGCCATTACTGGAAATGTAAATGTGTTGGCAGCTAAAATTGCTGTTCTGTCGTCCAGTTGCACGATCCAAGCCTATGTAACATGGAACTTAATTACTCTCCGGCTTCAGAGGTGGATAGAAGATTCTAATATTCAGGCCTCATGTATGAAGAAGAAACGGTCAAGATCTtctaaaaaaagaacagaaaacggAGTGGGAATGGAAACTTCAAATAGAGTAGACTGTCTgccaaagaggaaagagaaatcttCATAATATTTGCAAGCGCATTGATTAACGTCTGCAAAGGAATCTGCTCTTTGAGATTTCTTTCCGCACtagagatttttctgtttttgaaaatagtTCGTGCtctttggtttttgttattgaactgtttcatgtattttttaaagacatttgagAATAGGGTGATTAttatgaatgggaaaaaaaaagattttggttgAGACTTAATTACTCATCGTCAAAATAATGTCAAAATAGTTTTGGGGATCACCactatattttgttttgatttttaacctTTCAAATTTTCCTGATGATTTGCAGAGATAACCGCACAATTTTGCATATCAATGATACTAGTTCTTATTCCCACCAGTGTTTCATAATACCAAACGGATGGTCTGTCCTATCAAGGTTATGTGTTTAATGTTTGCTTTGGGGTAAAAGTACTAAAAAGGTGGAAATCAAATAGTATTCTCTAATtgttagagtttattttttaagaatttacaACTCAGAAAAGATTTGTAAAATCACCAAAAtaataatgttctttattttacagGTAGTGATTATTAGTGCTAcatccccatttaaaaaaatacagtactaATGGGTAACACATATGGAGGTTTATTGCCATATATATTGCATCAAAATAtcattaattaatataaaaatattactgaaGAGTTAAAATCATTCCTGTCCATTCCACTTGTAAATGGGAATTCATGaaattaaatattactttaaaaaggaTATTGGACTTAgtcttttttatatatgtttattaaaaatgattCTTAATGAGGCCTTATAAGATCAGTAACCACAGCATCTTAGAAAAATATTGTTTGTGTACCatattgaaaaataatacttGGCATGTGTATAAAAAGAATGTCAGCTAATTACATTTGGAAAACATGCACCAACCTTCAATAAGTTGAAAATTAGATAGTCACATGAaagacttttgaaaaataatggtgttattatttgttttcatctttaattgGGGAACATTTATCTGTATAAGACATATTTTGAAGATTATTTACATACACTTGTATATATAATCTGTATCTTTGCAGAAGCCTATAGAAACAATGGGAATTAGTGGGTGAGTATTTATACTGCCTCTCAATccttatttcagttttatttccaTAATGTGTTTATATAGTTTTTCAATAAGACAATACTTTACAAATATGCTAGGGGAAGGCCATATATTTCctattcctttatattttctcCTACTATGTCTCTCATCTCTGAATATTTTATAGCCAGCTCTCTCTTTGGTTTAAGTAATTCAACTCTCCCAAGCATGGAGGACCCTCAAAATTAAGTGTAATACTTTTGTTACAGATCACAGACAGAAGAGCCACTCTTGGTAAAACATTCCTTTCTGTCTGTTTTCAGAAGTAAATATCAAAgcaatatttcatcttttttttttttttttttttttagtatagaatccatcatctttttttttttttttttttttttcagttactgAATACTGTAATATTGGTAACACGTGTTGTAAGGTCCAAAGTAAACCAACTGTTATTCAACTGAAGAACAAAGATTTTTACCTTCTTGTATGacagagttattttttaaaaactattctagCCCATTACCTGTAACCCCACTCCTGGTAACAAATGCCCTATATGTTGTATACTTCTTTACAAGTAACTGCAGATCTGActcaaattggaaaaataaattgcagaAAAATTATTATGTTACATGATTAACAATGCCAAGAGTTAATGTTGACTTAGCAATAGATGTGATTAGGATTTAGATCAATTTCCCTAGGATGTTTCTTGGCTCTAACCCCTCAGCTTTATGTTCTGCATGGCGGCAAATAATGAAAACTATTCTAGGTTTCGTTTCTTTAACCCTgtgatggagagagaaaaaaaaaatctaatttctaAAATTCCTAAGACAATGGGAGTTACCTTTAGTAAAGTCATTTGATAAAGGAGTATACTGGACTGATACATGTAAGTCAGGTTTTATGCTTCACCCATGGAAAAAGGCAAAGcccttttttatgtgtgtgtgtgtaagatgtTAGTTCACAAGAGGAAGCAAGGTTATTGAGAAGAATAAAGGGAAAGATGCTGGCTACATCTCAACTACTCACAACAGTATtcctactcaataaatattgtcagaaaataaacatataccAAATAAATTATGAAAGCAACATTGCAAATGAAATTTAGCTCATTACGaattaggtatttttaaaaatttattttcaaaacattccTGCTATGATAAATCTCAGTGTGATAACTTGGTCTGTGTCAAAATGGACCACATGGAAACACAAATTTTCATTATGATTTAAGTTATTATTAAAGCAGGCATTAATTAACCCTGTGAAGGCTCAAATAGCTGATAACCTGCATCCCCCACCAACACCAAAACTGCAGAAATCATAAAGATacatctaatatttatatttaaagattttgTGATTTATTGCCTTCAAAGTTtagctttatattttaattaagtctACAAATATAGGTTTTTCCAGCATGGGATCAaagtatatgtttatttttgaaaaaaattttgaaaaattttcgaAAATTTTCTGCTAGCATTTAATTAACAGTGTATaccatttgtttttaaacaaatagtaTCAACGTGTCATGCAACCTACATATCTTTTAAGGGACAAAAAAGTTTTAGGCCTCATTATTCTCTTGCTGATAAGTATAAttctccatttattttaattagaaaaaaacataaaatacttttccatttatctttcatCAACATTGTTTATTGGTAGCAGAACCATGCATAACCAATACCGTATTAACTTGGAATAGATTCAAGAAGATTAGagttattaaattaataatttaaagctTGCTTGAAGACATGAAATATTCTGATATCCCTTTAAGTTGGAAAAATAAAGGTAAAGTTTAAGTTCTCACTCAACTAGACTAAGTGAGAATAATTTGTATAGAGTAACACAATACGTTTTACCAATGCTTTATGCAGGACTTGTCATATTGGAACAGTTTCTTAGAGGAAGTTCTTGTGGAAAGCCATGCTTGAGAATGTGGTATATGAAATAGGCTTGTACGTGGGCCTTTGTACTGTGGCAGAGAATGCCCTCCAATGGGAGACCAGACCTTTGTAATCTGGACAAAATAGACAGTGTTGCTGAGTATACAGAggtaattacttttatttatttatttatttatttatttatttatttatttaagatggagtctcgctctgcctccaggctggagtgcagtggcatgctcttgcttcactgcaacctctgcctcctgggttcaagcagttctcctgccttagcctcccaggtagctgggattacaggcatgcaccaccatgccaggctaattgtgtttttagtagggattgggtttcaccatgttggccaggatggtctcgatctcttgaccttgtgatccgcctgcctcagcctcgcagtgctgggattataggcgtgagccaccgcgcctggccaggtaaTTACTTCTTACTAACACCAAACCATCTGACCAGAGAATTCAGTAGCATTTAGTTAACAGTGTATCccagttttaaaaagcaaatagtaTGAATGTGTCATGCAACTTACATATCTTGTAAGGGACAAACAAGTGTTAGGCTTCATTATGTTATGATAAATCTCAGTGTGATGATTTGGTCTGTGTCAAGATGGACTAGGAAACAATTTTCCATTATGATTTGAGGTGCTATTAAAGCAGGCATTAGTTAATTCTGTGAAAGCTTAAGTAACTGATTAACTATCAAAAACAGGTTAATCAGTTAAAAACTGGTAGGAATTTCTAtggaaatagaggaaaaataattgTTCACTGCCATCTTTCAATCAAATCTACCTTCTGTGAGAAACTACCCACACTAAATAAGATAGAGTGGTACCTGCCAATGACTCCAAATTATGTAGAAAAAACAGTCATACATCCTTCATGCAAACATTATACATCTCCGAAACATTGAATTGGAACTTTCTTATACAGTCATGTAACTGTCAAAATTTTCTATCTAAATCCCTATTACCAAGTTCTTTTTAGGCCCTGCACCCATTCTGGCAgttttaagtattaaataaatgtggAATAAGCCAAACATTAAGAAATCTGCTCCTGAGATTATTTACCtgggttttcctttttcctgacaGGTGACCTTGCATTTTGTGTTGCAGCATTATGTcagctatttttttcattttaaaaatctaaaaaaatacattaatgtgTAAACTGACCATTCCAGTAGACACTTACATAGATGAAGAAAAGACAGTGGGTTGTGATAGGTGGTTAAAGGttcactttaatttaaaaatgaaaatggttaAGTTAAATTGACAGTAATGATGTCTGAATCTTCTAGCCAGCCTAGAAGTGTCGGTATTAAGGGATGTGGTTGCTCAATgaatcaggaaaaatataaattttaaacaaagggCAAGTTAACTCCCTCAATTAAATGTAAGAAAAGACTCAATTTTAACACCACCCACATCATTCACCAAATCAAATCATGTCAGCCTTGAAGAATCTCATGGCTTGAGGAAagtttgcaaaaatatatatcatttactAGTGCCCATGTGGGATTTCTCGTAAGCCATCACacactgaaaaatatttacatcCCAAAGTAAATTTAATATCTCTTTCTGTTAATGCCCTTATTGCTTTAACTACAGAAAAGGAGCTGTCCTCTTAATAcaatcctcaaataaaaacagcTAGTTAAATACAAGGTTGCCAGAGTCCTCAACACAAATATTGAAATATAACTTGTAAgctttaagacatttttaaaaagatgtttttagtTATAATGATACTAATTCAGCAGAAGAGTGTAATAAGGTGATTACAAAAAATGGTTAACAACAGAGGTCAGGGCAAGCCCCTGCTGTGGCCTTTAGAGCCAAGTGAACTTTGGTAGAGATGTCAACATTCTGTCTTGAATTTTATGCCATTAAAATGACAAAGGTATGTATCTCAAAAAGCTCTCATGAGGATTAATAATATATACAGATACAGTGTCATAAAGTTtctttgtgcatgtgtgtttatacaaacatgttaatatatttatatttataccacATGTGTTTAATATACACTTAACATAGTTATGTGTGTCTCCATgtttatgcataaatatatacatatgcacctaTGTACACACACTTATAGGTTTTTCccctatatatttatttgtttcattttagtggattttgttttttagggTAGTGTTAAGCTCACAACAAAATTGAGTGCAAGATACAGAGTTCTCATACCTCACACATACCTGATCTCACACATATACCGCTTTCCTCACTATCAGTATTCCACCTCAGAGTGCTACATTTATTGCGATTGGTGAACCTATATTTTTCCCATCATTATCAACTAATGTCTATATTTTACACTAGGGTTCACATGTATTGCATTCTATGGATTTCACAAGTATATGACATGTAACTACCATTATTGTATCATTCAGAGTCATTTAGCCTAAAATTCCTCTGTGCCACATCTATTAGTCTCTTCCTCCCCTGTAGATTTTCACGCATTGTACAAATGTATGgcattgatttttctctcatgTACAGGTAGGAGGCAATAGAAAATTCAAGCATAGTGAATCTGTTTTCCAAATGTATGAATTTCCGAAGACTAAATAATGTACATTACAGTATATATATGACTATAattaaaatgtacagaaattATCTTCTGAGTAACTAAACACTTATTTTAAAGAGTTATAAAATTCGTAGTAACTATGGactatttttcttacataattacagaaaaaaacaatgacaacatatacaaaattttgatatatattaatTCCAAAGTAGGtgttatatttaacatatttgaaACCATGGTCTAGGTAAATTAcagtaagaataaaaattaaattctgataTTCAAAATTAGATTTCAGACTAAGTAAGTGAATTAAGCATTTATTTAGGAAAATCAAAGAGCATCAACCATCACTTTAATAGTTATGGATAGTAGACTATTATCCTCTTGGTGTCAGATAATATACATTATACATCATTGTATTCTCATTACCTTGCACAGTGTCTGTAGATCATAATTTCTCAGAATTTGTTGCACTCAGttgaaacaagcaaagaaaaaaacttagaGAAGCTTTCCGTCACCTTTTAAATATTGACTTTCCTTAAATCTATCGCCCTTTCCTGATTTTAAGTAGTAACTGTTAATTTATTACTTGTTTATTGCCTATCTCCTGTGTCCACTTGAGGGCTGAAGTCATGACTTTTTAGATCACTAAGGTAAAAGTATCATGAAGTACAAGTCTAGTCCAGTGGAAGCACTCAATAAAAAATGTGTTGACTGATTATTTACTTTGTGGTTTGGGGGCAGACTACACTAGGTTTGTATTTAGAAATTTGTGCATGTTATGTGTGGCATCCTGATGACATTTGTGCTTTGTCAATTTCTTTGAAACTTGAGTGCTTTTTCTACGAATTAAGTTAATATCTCTTCTAAATGTGAAGCTACTATTATAATCTTCATTATATGAATCAGAATGCCATTTTGAATGTTACACATGAATTAAATATAAAccagttgttccacatccttaATGGCACTTTTGTAATGCTGAAGAACAAGGGGAATGATGCTATTTGAAAAGGCACAGGAGATTGAGAGAGGGACATGTGTTTtggtagaaatgaaaatagatattttttattgGTCAGTAGTATCTGTCATGTCTTTTAGACATCCTAATATACACTTAGAGCTCAGGGGAGGATTCAAAGCTAAGGACATAAATTTGGGAGTCATgagtataaatgaaatatttaagtagGGGCATTGAACAAGGTAATCTAAGGAGAGGGAATACCTAGGGAGAAGAAGAAAGTACATTCCTTATCCTTGAAGCATTCCTACAGATAGAAATGAAGTAGTAGAATAAGAGCCAACAAGGGAAACTCAGCAATGGCTGATGTAGTAGAAAAACCAAGACTAAATATATATGGGCCTCACAGAACCCAAACCTAGGTGACAGCTGGTAAGATAGTCAAAACACAAAGGTAAACAGTGTCACAGAACCTACAAGAAAAGTGTATTACGAGCATGAAGATATAAATGCTGCCCACTACTGAGAGTTCAAATTCCTTATGATTAAAATTTCGAATGGCTGGACTGGAAAACAGGTAGGTCACTGGAGAGACGGTGAGATCGGTTTCAGTGGAGTGATAGGGATGGAAGTTCTGTTGGAATGAATTGAGGGAAAAATAGGAGGCTAGGATATGCTGtatgatattatgaataatttctCAACAAATGTCTCTGTGAAAATGTagccaagaaatggaaaagagtaatgaattctcttatgtACTAAACAAAGTTAAGTGTGGAGTTAAAagagtttgttttgttgttgtaacTGTTCTTAGGATAGAAGACAATAGAGAATATTTATACATTTGCATACTGAAAAAGAGATAAGATGACACAAAGGAGAGGGAGGATAACTGCAAGATCCAGGCCACATTGCATGAGCACACTGAAGAAATGGTTGTAAGACGTGGTTTACTAATTTGAAAAAAAGCGTGTTTTACTAATTTGAAAAAAGCTTGAAATAAATCTTGAGTTGGCACATTTTCGCACAGCCTTTGGGACATCTGCATACAATAGATATTTGAAGGATTTTTGAACAAAGAAATGGtcctaatgttttttgtatttttttactccatctttacttttcaaaaaattccAACGCTATAATAGATTACGAAGGCACCAGGTGTTCATTAGATCTTGAGAAAACAGGAGCTCTGagcttttctttctaattgaagTTTCTATCTTTCCACTTTAATTACCATTACCATGGGACTAAACAGGACTAATGACAATTTAGCAAATCTGATGATGTTTTTAATCAATTTAATTATCCATGCCAATAATGCTAATCCATGGTAAAACTTTCAAAAGGATATTAAGATTCTTTAATACTGCTTAAAATGTTTGACTTCTCTacattttggaggctgaagttTTAATATTACTGGGTGTTAACAAAAGGAAATACTTTAATGCGGTTTTCAATATTTGCAAAGTGATTGAAAGTCATACCTTTATCTCATACATAAGTAATAGAATACTTAAAACAACCCCAAATTTATGCATAGTTGAGCTTCAAATATTCACAATATGTCTGATAAAGTCATGTAGATTGGTGGCGAGAAGAAGAAAGGGGTCTGAAAAATAACAACATCATGGTAAGGTAAGGCTATAGTGCACCTCTGGGAAGGTTTCTTAGGTAAACAGTATTAGTGCATTCGGGTCACAAGGAGCCATCACTccag encodes the following:
- the TRAM1L1 gene encoding translocating chain-associated membrane protein 1-like 1: MGLRKKSTRNPPVLSQEFILQNHADIVSCVGMFFLLGLVFEGTAEASIVFLTLQHSVAVPAAEEPTTGSKSLYYYGVKDLATVFFYMLVAIIIHATIQEYVLDKINKRMQFTKAKQNKFNESGQFSVFYFFSCIWGTFILISENCLSDPTLIWRAHPHCMMTFQMKFFYISQLAYWFHALPELYFQKIRKQDIPRQLVYIGLHLFHITGAYLLYLNHLGLLLLVLHYFVELLSHMCGLFYFSDEKYQKGISLWAIVFILGRLMTLIVSVLTVGFHLAGSQNQNPDAITGNVNVLAAKIAVLSSSCTIQAYVTWNLITLRLQRWIEDSNIQASCMKKKRSRSSKKRTENGVGMETSNRVDCLPKRKEKSS